A genomic stretch from Plasmodium cynomolgi strain B DNA, chromosome 8, whole genome shotgun sequence includes:
- a CDS encoding methionine aminopeptidase (putative) has product MVHEKRECEVEDRDDEDRGDDHNQVNIKQNAENEDICNGCGKELAKKLSCPICLKKKIYSYFCTQECFKNSWKEHVEKVHEKWEKKEKEEKGNHHIQRVNNEEEEKKKLMEIIKKKLSPEHFDPTNRKYWIYDRHLKNFVNFVFTGNLRPWPITEINAVPAHIERPDYAFTSIPESELKYKRKSDIYVNSQDEIEKIREACILGRKTLDYAHSLVAPGVTTDEIDKKVHKFIIEHNAYPSTLNYYKFPKSCCTSVNEIVCHGIPDLRPLQNGDIINIDISVFLKGVHADLNETFFVGDVDQVSKEAKELVQTCYFSLMESIKKCKPGMLYKNIGNIIDSYVSKKGFSVVRTYSGHGVGKLFHSNPTIPHFKKNKAVGIMKAGHVFTIEPMINQGHYCDVLWPDKWTSATSDGKLSAQFEHTLLITDKGVEILTKRLTDSPSLGFDTRDDLYEPICGNHFEEYADEEGCNCAIVVRCPRFYVSPFAVKPVPHFV; this is encoded by the coding sequence ATGGTACATGAGAAACGCGAGTGCGAGGTGGAGGACAGAGACGATGAAGACCGAGGGGATGACCACAACCAGGTCAATATCAAACAGAATGCAGAAAACGAAGACATATGCAATGGGTGTGGGaaagagctagccaaaaaattGAGCTGCCCAATatgcttgaaaaaaaaaatttacagctATTTTTGCACACAGGAATGTTTCAAAAATTCGTGGAAAGAACATGTGGAAAAAGTACAtgaaaagtgggaaaaaaaggagaaagaggaaaaaggaaatcatCATATCCAAAGGGTCAAtaacgaagaggaagaaaaaaaaaagttaatggaaatcataaaaaaaaaattatcacctGAACATTTTGATCCAACGAACAGAAAATATTGGATTTATGACAggcatttgaaaaatttcgtcaattttgtatttacGGGGAATTTGAGACCTTGGCCAATAACAGAAATCAATGCCGTGCCGGCACATATAGAAAGGCCAGATTATGCATTCACATCCATCCCCGAATCGGAGTTAAAgtataaaaggaaaagcgaTATATATGTGAATAGCCAAgacgaaattgaaaaaataagggaGGCATGTATTTTGGGAAGGAAAACATTGGACTATGCCCATTCGTTAGTAGCACCAGGAGTAACTACTGATGAGATTGACAAAAAAGTTCACAAATTTATTATAGAGCATAATGCTTATCCTTCAactttaaattattataaattcCCCAAATCGTGTTGCACATCTGTAAACGAAATTGTATGTCATGGAATTCCTGACTTGAGACcattacaaaatggggacaTAATCAATATCGATATCAGTGTCTTTTTAAAAGGAGTGCATGCAGATTTGAATGAAACGTTTTTTGTTGGTGATGTGGATCAGGTGTCAAAGGAGGCTAAGGAACTTGTACAGACATGCTACTTTTCCCTAATGGaatcgataaaaaaatgcaaaccaGGGatgttatataaaaatattgggaaTATCATAGATTCCTATGTTTCCAAAAAGGGTTTTTCTGTGGTACGTACTTACTCGGGTCATGGAGTTgggaaattatttcattccAATCCTACTATTcctcattttaaaaaaaataaagccgTTGGAATTATGAAGGCTGGTCATGTGTTCACCATTGAGCCGATGATAAATCAGGGACACTACTGTGATGTCTTGTGGCCTGACAAGTGGACCAGTGCCACGTCTGATGGGAAATTATCTGCCCAGTTTGAGCACACTTTGTTAATTACCGACAAGGGCGTCGAAATTTTGACCAAGCGGCTGACGGACTCGCCGAGTTTGGGATTCGACACGAGGGATGATTTGTACGAG